A portion of the Juglans microcarpa x Juglans regia isolate MS1-56 chromosome 1D, Jm3101_v1.0, whole genome shotgun sequence genome contains these proteins:
- the LOC121266096 gene encoding mannan endo-1,4-beta-mannosidase 7, with translation MKHLALALVLAILIHRQCFHIGVEAGDGFIRTRGIHFLLNGNPYYANGFNAYWLMYVASDPSQRPKVSAAFREASSHGLTVARTWAFSDGGYRPLQYSPGSYNEQMFKGLDFVIAEARRYGIKLILSLANNYDSFGGKKQYVNWARNQGQYLSSEDDFFRNPVVKGYYKNHIKTVLSRYNSYTGIHYKDDPTIMAWELMNEPRCTSDPSGRTIQAWITEMASYVKSIDRNHLLEAGLEGFYGQSTPQRKGLNPSLEIGTDFIANNQIPGIDFATTHSYPDQWLPSSNDQFQLSFLNNWLNAHIQDAQYILRKPILLTEFGKSWKVAGFSTYQRDLLFNTVYYKIYSSAKRGGAAAGGLFWQLLSEGMDSFRDGYEIVLSQSPSTANIIAQQSHKLHQIRKFFERMRNIERWKRARATRRAQWLARNRSRHIGN, from the exons ATGAAGCATCTGGCTTTGGCACTTGTTTTGGCCATTTTGATCCACCGACAGTGCTTTCACATTGGCGTTGAAGCAGGAGATGGTTTCATCAGAACCAGGGGAATTCATTTTCTATTAAATGGAAATCCTTACTATGCGAATGGCTTCAATGCGTACTGGTTGATGTATGTGGCTTCTGACCCATCTCAGAGACCCAAAGTTTCTGCTGCCTTTCGTGAGGCCTCAAGCCATGGCCTCACTGTAGCTAGAACTTGGGCTTTCAGTGATGGTGGCTACAGACCCCTGCAGTACTCTCCTGGCTCCTACAATGAGCAAATGTttaag GGCTTAGATTTTGTTATAGCTGAGGCCAGGAGGTATGGGATTAAGCTCATATTGAGCTTGGCGAACAACTACGACAGCTTTGGAGGGAAAAAACAGTATGTGAACTGGGCAAGAAATCAGGGTCAGTACCTGTCGTCtgaagatgatttttttagGAATCCTGTCGTTAAGGGTTACTACAAGAACCATATAAAG ACTGTTCTGTCCAGGTATAACAGCTATACTGGAATTCATTACAAAGATGACCCAACAATCATGGCCTGGGAGCTTATGAATGAACCTAGATGCACATCGGATCCTTCAGGGAGGACTATTCAG GCTTGGATAACTGAAATGGCTTCCTATGTAAAGTCCATTGATAGAAATCACCTGCTGGAAGCTGGTTTAGAAGGGTTTTATGGGCAATCCACGCCTCAGAGGAAGGGACTCAATCCTAGTCTCGAAATCGGAACAGATTTCATTGCAAATAATCAAATCCCTGGCATCGATTTTGCAACTACACACTCATACCCTGATCAATG GTTACCCAGCTCAAATGATCAATTTCAGCTTTCGTTCTTGAACAATTGGCTCAACGCCCACATCCAAGATGCACAGTACATTCTTAGGAAGCCTATACTTCTTACAGAATTTGGGAAATCCTGGAAAGTTGCTGGTTTCAGCACATACCAAAGAGACCTGCTGTTTAATACTGTGTACTACAAGATATACTCCTCAGCTAAAAGAGGAGGTGCAGCTGCTGGAGGTCTGTTCTGGCAACTTCTAAGTGAAGGCATGGACTCTTTCCGTGATGGGTATGAGATAGTTCTGAGCCAAAGCCCCTCAACTGCAAACATCATTGCCCAACAGTCTCACAAACTTCACCAGATTCGGAAGTTTTTTGAAAGAATGAGAAACATTGAGAGGTGGAAGAGGGCAAGGGCCACCAGAAGGGCTCAATGGTTGGCTAGAAACAGAAGCAGGCATATCGGTAACTAA
- the LOC121266086 gene encoding putative pentatricopeptide repeat-containing protein At3g47840, which translates to MVLPMRSPFRRFFTASALAYTVYGDLLVSELRPTCIIGKTHSANDVDMLEVNAQLKQLVKTGHLSDARAMFDKMPYRDEITWTNMISGYVNASDSPEALDLFSNMCVQPGLRMDHYTLSLALKACALIMNLYYGELLHGYSVKSGFVNSVFVGSALLDMYAKIGKIEQGCKVFDEMPIRNVVSWTAIITGLVRAGYNMEGLVYFCEMQRSKVEYDAYSFAIALKACADSGALNYGRVIHAKTMKKGFNESSFVANTLATMYYKCGKFDYGMRLFEKMRTQDVVSWTTIITTYVQMGQEEHAIEAFMKMKESDVSPNEYTFAAIICGVANLARIEWGEQLHAHVLRVGFVDFLSVANSVMTMYSKCGQLPSASLVFRGMTRKDVVSWSTIIAAYSQGGYAEEAFEYLSWMRKEGPKPNEFAFSSVLSVCGSMAILEQGKQLHALVLSVGLECTALIRSALINMYSKCGSIKEASKFFDVTENDDIVSWTAMIVGYAEHGFSHEAIDLFEKIPKVGLRPDAVSFIGVLTACSHAGLVDLGFHYYNLMTNKYQINPSKEHYGCMIDLLCRAGRLSDAENMIKHMPFQRDDVVWSTLLRACRVQGDVDCGIRTAEEILKLDPSSAGAHITLANIYATRGRWREAANLRKMMKSKGVIKEPGWSWIKVNDQVSAFVAGDRSHPQGEYIYSMLDLLASRTETAIQEVGSISNNVEG; encoded by the coding sequence ATGGTTTTACCCATGAGGAGTCCTTTCAGGAGATTTTTTACGGCATCAGCCCTTGCTTATACTGTGTATGGAGATCTCTTGGTTTCAGAGCTAAGACCTACTTGCATAATTGGAAAAACCCATTCTGCTAATGATGTAGATATGCTTGAAGTCAATGCTCAACTTAAGCAGCTAGTGAAAACCGGTCATTTGAGTGATGCTCGCGCAATGTTCGATAAAATGCCATACCGAGATGAGATTACATGGACCAATATGATTTCTGGCTATGTCAATGCCTCGGATTCCCCTGAAGCGTTAGATTTGTTCTCAAATATGTGCGTTCAGCCAGGACTTCGAATGGACCACTACACGCTTAGTCTTGCACTCAAGGCTTGTGCACTCATTATGAACTTGTATTATGGGGAACTGTTACATGGGTATTCAGTGAAATCTGGTTTTGTTAATTCGGTTTTTGTTGGGAGTGCCCTTCTTGACATGTATGCCAAGATTGGTAAAATTGAGCAAGGTTGTAAAGTTTTCGATGAGATGCCAATAAGAAATGTAGTCTCTTGGACGGCCATTATAACCGGGCTTGTTCGGGCAGGTTATAATATGGAGGGTttggtttacttttgtgaaatgcAGAGGTCAAAGGTGGAGTATGATGCGTATTCATTTGCTATTGCATTGAAGGCATGTGCCGATTCTGGTGCTCTGAACTACGGGAGGGTGATTCATGCAAAAACGATGAAAAAAGGGTTCAATGAGAGCTCATTTGTGGCTAACACTCTTGCTACCATGTACTACAAATGTGGAAAGTTCGACTATGGTATGCGCTTGTTTGAGAAGATGAGGACACAGGACGTGGTTTCATGGACAACAATTATAACAACCTATGTTCAGATGGGTCAGGAGGAGCATGCAATTGAAGCATTTATGAAAATGAAGGAATCAGATGTGAGTCCTAATGAGTACACTTTTGCAGCTATTATCTGTGGTGTTGCCAATCTTGCAAGAATTGAATGGGGTGAACAATTACATGCACATGTTTTACGTGTaggttttgttgattttctaTCAGTGGCAAATTCTGTTATGACCATGTATTCAAAATGTGGGCAGTTGCCTTCAGCTTCATTGGTCTTTCGTGGCATGACCAGGAAAGATGTTGTTTCATGGAGTACTATAATTGCTGCGTATTCTCAAGGAGGTTATGCGGAAGAAGCCTTTGAGTATTTATCGTGGATGAGAAAGGAAGGACCAAAACCAAATGAGTTTGCTTTTTCCAGCGTGCTTAGTGTATGTGGAAGTATGGCAATTCTTGAGCAAGGGAAGCAACTGCATGCTCTTGTCTTGTCTGTTGGGTTAGAATGCACAGCTCTGATACGAAGTGCTCTAATCAATATGTATTCTAAATGTGGGAGTATAAAAGAAGCTTCGAAATTTTTTGATGTGACAGAAAATGATGACATTGTCTCATGGACTGCCATGATCGTTGGTTATGCTGAACATGGGTTTAGCCATGAAGCCATTGATTTGTTTGAGAAGATTCCCAAAGTTGGTTTAAGACCAGATGCCGTGAGCTTCATTGGCGTTCTTACTGCTTGTAGCCATGCTGGACTTGTTGATCTTGGCTTCCACTACTACAACTTGATGACTAATAAATATCAGATAAATCCTTCAAAAGAACATTATGGCTGCATGATTGATCTCCTTTGCCGAGCTGGACGATTAAGTGATGCAGAGAACATGATAAAACACATGCCATTTCAACGGGATGATGTCGTTTGGTCTACACTGCTTAGAGCTTGTAGAGTACAAGGAGACGTTGACTGTGGAATACGTACTGCAGAGGAGATTCTTAAATTAGATCCAAGTAGTGCTGGAGCTCATATTACTCTTGCTAACATTTATGCCACAAGAGGGAGATGGAGGGAAGCAGCAAATCtaaggaagatgatgaaatcAAAAGGGGTGATCAAGGAGCCAGGATGGTCTTGGATTAAGGTCAATGACCAGGTTTCTGCATTTGTTGCTGGGGATCGCTCTCATCCCCAAGGTGAATATATATACAGTATGTTGGACTTACTAGCTTCAAGGACAGAAACTGCAATTCAGGAAGTGGGTTCTATTTCAAATAATGTGGAAGGTTAG